The following coding sequences lie in one Arachis ipaensis cultivar K30076 chromosome B03, Araip1.1, whole genome shotgun sequence genomic window:
- the LOC107632842 gene encoding probable CCR4-associated factor 1 homolog 11 gives MTTMYTRMTIDDERERLQQPRRVFLMAPPMVVGFPPFYRAVQPRFVERLPLLEPSPNSSVVIRQVWAANADSEFQIISSLIDKYRFVSVDTEFPGVVILPRNKNYRNLIPEETYQVMKANVDALKIIQLGLTLSDQHGNLPDLGTNNRTHYIWQFNFRDFNLMRDIHAKDSVALLRSQGIDFARNAVAGVSSVHFAKLAAASGLLFNKALTWVTFHGAYDIGYLVKILTWGVLPTSLEEFLVLVKELFGGNAYDVKHVMRFCNRLYGGLEKVADTLHVDRVAGKCHQAGSDSLLTCHIFHKIREIYFLANEDGFREYVNVFFGLEIAKS, from the coding sequence ATGACGACCATGTATACAAGAATGACGATCGATGATGAACGAGAACGACTTCAACAACCACGGAGAGTTTTTCTGATGGCACCgcccatggttgttggttttccGCCATTTTATCGTGCTGTTCAGCCAAGGTTTGTGGAGCGACTGCCGCTTCTAGAGCCTAGTCCCAATAGTTCGGTTGTCATTAGGCAAGTGTGGGCTGCCAATGCTGATTCCGAGTTCCAAATCATAAGCAGCCTGATTGACAAATATCGATTTGTCTCCGTTGACACTGAATTCCCCGGCGTAGTCATCCTGCCCCGCAACAAGAACTACCGGAATCTTATCCCAGAGGAAACTTACCAAGTCATGAAGGCCAACGTGGATGCCCTCAAAATCATTCAGCTTGGACTCACTCTGTCAGACCAGCACGGCAACCTCCCTGACCTAGGAACCAACAACAGAACTCACTACATCTGGCAGTTCAATTTCCGAGACTTCAACCTCATGCGTGACATCCACGCAAAGGACTCTGTGGCACTCCTACGCAGCCAGGGCATCGACTTTGCACGCAATGCAGTGGCTGGAGTTTCTTCGGTGCATTTTGCGAAGTTGGCAGCAGCATCTGGGCTGCTGTTCAACAAAGCACTTACATGGGTCACATTCCATGGTGCTTATGATATTGGATATTTGGTGAAAATTCTGACGTGGGGTGTTCTTCCAACAAGCTTGGAGGAGTTCTTGGTGCTTGTAAAAGAGCTGTTTGGGGGAAATGCTTATGATGTGAAGCATGTGATGAGGTTCTGCAATCGCCTCTATGGCGGTTTGGAGAAGGTGGCTGACACACTTCACGTGGACCGAGTTGCTGGGAAGTGTCATCAGGCCGGGTCTGACAGCTTGCTCACCTGCCACATCTTTCACAAGATTAGAGAAATTTATTTTTTGGCTAATGAGGATGGGTTTAGGGAATATGTTAATGTATTTTTTGGGTTAGAAATTGCAAAAAGTTAA